A DNA window from Hordeum vulgare subsp. vulgare chromosome 1H, MorexV3_pseudomolecules_assembly, whole genome shotgun sequence contains the following coding sequences:
- the LOC123450016 gene encoding UV-B-induced protein At3g17800, chloroplastic-like, with protein sequence MAALRPAPRAAIGDRGPAAVCRGSRRPSYLSSPSPCWQQGDMLNRRSKCTSRKLLTTVTGAKGDESEFDSVNAPLEPQTWEGSFLCGLLKNQPQIFLVAAARQLQQLSIQRKDTLTRWEHSIGSPEDCLHRRIAEMKEQECRTAIEDVMYMLIVHKYSKIEVPMVPNLSKIINNRRLHIWPPREADLESIHGSEVLCQIREHLTSIIRWVHRNGPKINRSTLRVKRLQLARIYSASIMYGYFLKSVTLRHRLDLTLARSQECSQPIQLLNAQLATTRKKEHQEAFGGSVETVSSSKPSSVVDPHDLKSYMMGFDPKTLELCAKLRTNEACNLIEKHSWALFGEKMGSTEIDEAVILDPASLKRLLLEAIAFGSFLWDTEDYVDEIYKLQDS encoded by the exons ATGGCCGCCCTCCGCCCCGCCCCCCGCGCCGCCATCGGCGACCGCGGGCCGGCCGCGGTCTGCCGCGGATCCCGCCGGCCCTCGTACCTCTCCTCCCCGTCCCCGTGCTGGCAGCAG GGAGATATGTTGAACCGGAGATCCAAATGCACTAGCAGAAAGCTACTGACTACTGTTACTGGTGCAAAGGGTGATGAATCTGAATTTGATAGCGTCAATGCACCACTTGAGCCCCAaacttgggaagggagcttcttgTGTGGCTTATTGAAGAACCAGCCTCAAATTTTTCTAGTAGctgcagcaaggcaacttcagcAACTGTCTATTCAAAGGAAAGACACACTGACCCGCTGGGAACATAGTATCGGTTCTCCCGAGGACTGTCTTCACAG GAGAATTgctgaaatgaaggagcaggagtGCAGGACTGCTATTGAGGACGTCATGTACATGTTGATTGTTCATAAATATTCCAAGATTGAGGTTCCGATGGTTCCGAATCTATCAAAAATCATCAATAATAGAAGATTACATATATGGCCACCAAGGGAGGCAGATCTTGAATCCATTCATGGATCTGAGGTGCTATGTCAAATTAGGGAGCACTTGACTAGCATTATCAGATGGGTGCACAGGAATGGCCCCAAGATCAATCGCTCAACACTTCGGGTCAAAAGACTGCAATTAGCTCGGATCTATTCTGCTTCAATAATGTATGGATACTTCCTCAAGTCTGTCACTctaaggcatcgtttggacttgaCTCTTGCTCGGTCACAAGAATGTTCACAACCGATTCAGCTTCTCAATGCTCAACTTGCAACTACCCGTAAAAAGGAACATCAAGAGGCCTTTGGCGGTTCCGTGGAAACGGTTTCTTCTTCGAAACCAAGTTCTGTTGTTGATCCTCATGACCTGAAGAGTTACATGATGGGCTTCGACCCAAAGACCTTGGAGTTATGCGCGAAGCTGCGGACTAACGAGGCTTGTAATCTCATCGAGAAGCACAGCTGGGCACTCTTTGGAGAAAAGATGGGCTCCACGGAGATTGACGAGGCGGTGATACTTGATCCAGCATCCCTAAAAAGGCTGCTGCTTGAAGCCATTGCATTCGGTTCCTTCCTTTGGGATAccgaagactatgttgatgagataTACAAGTTGCAGGACAGCTGA
- the LOC123450000 gene encoding glutamate receptor 3.4-like isoform X1 — protein sequence MGALQLMPLLLALLAAAARAVTAAGAGPRPSEVAVGALFTYDSVIGRAARLAIELAVDDVNADRTVLAGTRLSLIAQDTNCSGFVGTIEALELMEKNVVAVIGPQSSGIGHVISHVVNELHVPLLSFAATDPTLSASEYPYFIRTTINDLFQMNAVASIVDYYQWKEVTAIFVDDDYGRGGVSALGDALAAKRAKISHKAAIPPNSNTEVINDVLFRANMMESRVMVVHANPDTGMRIFSVANKLQMMANGYVWIVTDWLAAVLDSSASGDLKDMSHIQGLIVLRQHTPESDAKDKFITKWNNAARSRGITSGLNSYGFYAYDSVWAVARGIDKFLDNGQQVNFSTDPKLHSSNDSTLQLSTLKVFDGGEQMLQQLLLTNFTGLTGPVRFNSDRNLVRPAYDILNVGGSGSRLIGYWSNYSDLSVAAPETLYQKPPNASSVAQRLYNVVWPGDSTTTPKGWVFPNNGQPLRVGVPIKASFKELVAGDRGSDHVTGYCVDIFNAAIKLLPYPVPCQFITIGDGRKNPNYDDIISMVADNSLDAAVGDFAIVRNRTKMAEFTQPYIESGLVIVAPVQRAASSAWAFLKPFTLEMWCVTGALFIFVGIVVWILEHRTNEEFRGSPRRQIITIIWFSFSTMFFSHRQNTGSALGRFVLIIWLFVVLIINSSYTASLTSILTVQQLSTGITGIDNLISSGLPIGYQAGKFTKNYLVEELSIPESRLVALNTIKEYADALTRGSEDGGVAAIVDEMPYVEIFLSYHCDFRIVGREFTKEGWGFAFQRDSPLAADLSTAILQLSESGQLQRIHDEWFTRPSCSSDDSEVAATSLGLRSFWGLFLVCALICLLALVVFFIRVCWQYSHYSSSEAAAEPSAADVAATTDAVERQRRPSRLGSFRELIEFVDKKEAEVRRTMKRRPSEKDKQPAESSDAQPVA from the exons ATGGGCGCGCTCCAGCTGATGCCGCTGCTCCTGGCCTTGCTCGCCGCCGCGGCGAGGGCGGTCACCGCGGCGGGGGCCGGGCCGCGTCCGAGCGAGGTCGCCGTGGGCGCGCTCTTCACCTACGACTCCGTCATTGGCCGCGCGGCGCGGCTCGCCATCGAGCTCGCCGTCGACGACGTCAACGCGGACCGCACGGTGCTCGCCGGCACCCGGCTCAGCCTCATCGCGCAGGACACCAACTGCAGCGGCTTCGTCGGGACCATCGAAG CATTGGAGCTAATGGAGAAAAATGTAGTTGCTGTTATTGGCCCACAGTCATCTGGTATAGGCCATGTCATCTCCCATGTTGTTAACGAGCTACATGTTCCTCTTCTATCATTTGCGGCCACTGATCCAACGCTTTCCGCGTCAGAGTATCCTTACTTCATAAGGACAACCATAAATGACCTCTTCCAAATGAATGCTGTTGCCAGCATTGTTGATTACTATCAGTGGAAAGAGGTGACTGCTATATTTGTTGATGATGATTATGGACGCGGCGGCGTGTCAGCCCTCGGCGACGCACTTGCAGCAAAGAGGGCGAAGATTTCACATAAAGCAGCCATTCCTCCGAACTCAAACACAGAGGTGATCAATGATGTGTTGTTCAGAGCAAATATGATGGAATCAAGGGTCATGGTTGTGCATGCCAATCCTGACACAGGGATGAGGATATTTTCTGTTGCCAACAAGCTCCAGATGATGGCCAATGGCTATGTCTGGATAGTAACTGACTGGCTAGCCGCTGTCCTGGATTCCTCGGCGTCTGGAGATCTTAAAGATATGAGTCATATTCAGGGACTGATTGTTCTTCGTCAGCACACTCCTGAATCTGATGCCAAGGACAAGTTCATAACCAAATGGAACAATGCTGCTCGTAGCAGAGGCATTACTTCTGGTTTGAATTCATATGGTTTCTATGCATACGACTCGGTCTGGGCTGTTGCTCGCGGCATCGATAAATTTCTTGATAATGGGCAGCAGGTCAACTTCTCTACAGATCCAAAGCTGCACAGTTCAAATGATAGTACTTTGCAGCTGTCAACTCTCAAGGTATTTGATGGTGGTGAGCAAATGCTGCAGCAGCTTCTGCTCACGAATTTCACGGGCCTAACTGGTCCGGTCCGATTTAATTCGGACCGCAATCTGGTACGCCCAGCGTATGATATCCTTAATGTGGGTGGTTCTGGCTCCCGGTTGATTGGCTACTGGTCCAACTACTCAGACCTCTCTGTGGCTGCTCCTGAAACTTTGTATCAGAAGCCACCGAATGCTTCTTCAGTTGCCCAACGGCTCTACAATGTCGTCTGGCCGGGTGATTCCACCACTACACCTAAGGGGTGGGTTTTCCCGAACAATGGTCAGCCTCTGCGCGTCGGTGTTCCGATCAAGGCGAGCTTCAAGGAGTTAGTGGCAGGTGACAGGGGCTCTGATCATGTGACTGGCTATTGCGTCGACATATTCAACGCGGCTATCAAACTGCTTCCTTACCCGGTTCCTTGCCAGTTCATAACAATCGGGGATGGTAGAAAGAACCCTAACTACGACGACATTATTAGTATGGTTGCTGACAAT TCCCTTGATGCAGCTGTAGGAGACTTTGCTATTGTGAGAAACAGAACAAAGATGGCAGAATTCACACAGCCTTATATTGAGTCAGGGCTTGTGATAGTAGCGCCGGTGCAAAGAGCAGCTTCGAGTGCCTGGGCTTTCCTGAAACCCTTCACGCTGGAGATGTGGTGTGTAACAGGCGCTCTTTTTATTTTCGTGGGGATAGTTGTTTGGATTCTTGAACATCGGACCAATGAGGAGTTTCGAGGCTCTCCGCGGAGACAAATTATAACAATAATTTG gtttagcttcTCAACAATGTTCTTCTCACACA GGCAGAACACCGGGAGCGCGCTTGGGCGGTTCGTGTTGATCATATGGTTGTTCGTTGTGCTGATAATCAATTCGAGCTATACTGCTAGCTTGACGTCAATCCTCACAGTCCAACAGCTATCCACAGGAATAACCGGGATCGACAATCTGATTTCAAGTGGTTTACCTATTGGATACCAGGCTGGAAAATTCACCAAAAACTACCTGGTCGAAGAGCTCAGTATTCCGGAGTCTCGCTTAGTAGCGCTAAATACGATTAAGGAGTATGCCGACGCCCTTACACGTGGGTCAGAAGACGGTGGTGTCGCTGCAATCGTCGATGAGATGCCATATGTTGAGATCTTCCTGTCATACCACTGCGATTTCAGAATAGTGGGACGGGAGTTCACAAAGGAGGGATGGGGCTTT GCATTCCAGAGAGACTCCCCCCTCGCCGCGGACTTATCGACGGCCATCCTTCAACTTTCAGAGAGTGGCCAGCTCCAGAGGATCCACGACGAGTGGTTCACGAGGCCGAGCTGCTCCTCTGATGACAGTGAGGTGGCAGCAACCAGCCTTGGTCTCAGAAGCTTCTGGGGCCTTTTCCTCGTGTGCGCCCTGATATGCCTCTTGGCTCTGGTGGTATTCTTCATACGGGTTTGCTGGCAGTATAGCCATTACTCCAGCTCTGAAGCTGCTGCTGAACCCAGTGCAGCTGATGTTGCCGCCACCACCGATGCTGTCGAAAGGCAGCGAAGACCGTCACGGCTTGGCAGCTTCAGAGAGCTGATAGAGTTTGTTGACAAGAAGGAGGCAGAAGTCAGGAGAACGATGAAGCGGAGACCGAGTGAGAAAGATAAGCAGCCTGCTGAATCCTCGGATGCTCAGCCAGTGGCTTGA
- the LOC123450000 gene encoding glutamate receptor 3.5-like isoform X2: MGALQLMPLLLALLAAAARAVTAAGAGPRPSEVAVGALFTYDSVIGRAARLAIELAVDDVNADRTVLAGTRLSLIAQDTNCSGFVGTIEALELMEKNVVAVIGPQSSGIGHVISHVVNELHVPLLSFAATDPTLSASEYPYFIRTTINDLFQMNAVASIVDYYQWKEVTAIFVDDDYGRGGVSALGDALAAKRAKISHKAAIPPNSNTEVINDVLFRANMMESRVMVVHANPDTGMRIFSVANKLQMMANGYVWIVTDWLAAVLDSSASGDLKDMSHIQGLIVLRQHTPESDAKDKFITKWNNAARSRGITSGLNSYGFYAYDSVWAVARGIDKFLDNGQQVNFSTDPKLHSSNDSTLQLSTLKVFDGGEQMLQQLLLTNFTGLTGPVRFNSDRNLVRPAYDILNVGGSGSRLIGYWSNYSDLSVAAPETLYQKPPNASSVAQRLYNVVWPGDSTTTPKGWVFPNNGQPLRVGVPIKASFKELVAGDRGSDHVTGYCVDIFNAAIKLLPYPVPCQFITIGDGRKNPNYDDIISMVADNSLDAAVGDFAIVRNRTKMAEFTQPYIESGLVIVAPVQRAASSAWAFLKPFTLEMWCVTGALFIFVGIVVWILEHRTNEEFRGSPRRQIITIIWFSFSTMFFSHKHRERAWAVRVDHMVVRCADNQFELYC, encoded by the exons ATGGGCGCGCTCCAGCTGATGCCGCTGCTCCTGGCCTTGCTCGCCGCCGCGGCGAGGGCGGTCACCGCGGCGGGGGCCGGGCCGCGTCCGAGCGAGGTCGCCGTGGGCGCGCTCTTCACCTACGACTCCGTCATTGGCCGCGCGGCGCGGCTCGCCATCGAGCTCGCCGTCGACGACGTCAACGCGGACCGCACGGTGCTCGCCGGCACCCGGCTCAGCCTCATCGCGCAGGACACCAACTGCAGCGGCTTCGTCGGGACCATCGAAG CATTGGAGCTAATGGAGAAAAATGTAGTTGCTGTTATTGGCCCACAGTCATCTGGTATAGGCCATGTCATCTCCCATGTTGTTAACGAGCTACATGTTCCTCTTCTATCATTTGCGGCCACTGATCCAACGCTTTCCGCGTCAGAGTATCCTTACTTCATAAGGACAACCATAAATGACCTCTTCCAAATGAATGCTGTTGCCAGCATTGTTGATTACTATCAGTGGAAAGAGGTGACTGCTATATTTGTTGATGATGATTATGGACGCGGCGGCGTGTCAGCCCTCGGCGACGCACTTGCAGCAAAGAGGGCGAAGATTTCACATAAAGCAGCCATTCCTCCGAACTCAAACACAGAGGTGATCAATGATGTGTTGTTCAGAGCAAATATGATGGAATCAAGGGTCATGGTTGTGCATGCCAATCCTGACACAGGGATGAGGATATTTTCTGTTGCCAACAAGCTCCAGATGATGGCCAATGGCTATGTCTGGATAGTAACTGACTGGCTAGCCGCTGTCCTGGATTCCTCGGCGTCTGGAGATCTTAAAGATATGAGTCATATTCAGGGACTGATTGTTCTTCGTCAGCACACTCCTGAATCTGATGCCAAGGACAAGTTCATAACCAAATGGAACAATGCTGCTCGTAGCAGAGGCATTACTTCTGGTTTGAATTCATATGGTTTCTATGCATACGACTCGGTCTGGGCTGTTGCTCGCGGCATCGATAAATTTCTTGATAATGGGCAGCAGGTCAACTTCTCTACAGATCCAAAGCTGCACAGTTCAAATGATAGTACTTTGCAGCTGTCAACTCTCAAGGTATTTGATGGTGGTGAGCAAATGCTGCAGCAGCTTCTGCTCACGAATTTCACGGGCCTAACTGGTCCGGTCCGATTTAATTCGGACCGCAATCTGGTACGCCCAGCGTATGATATCCTTAATGTGGGTGGTTCTGGCTCCCGGTTGATTGGCTACTGGTCCAACTACTCAGACCTCTCTGTGGCTGCTCCTGAAACTTTGTATCAGAAGCCACCGAATGCTTCTTCAGTTGCCCAACGGCTCTACAATGTCGTCTGGCCGGGTGATTCCACCACTACACCTAAGGGGTGGGTTTTCCCGAACAATGGTCAGCCTCTGCGCGTCGGTGTTCCGATCAAGGCGAGCTTCAAGGAGTTAGTGGCAGGTGACAGGGGCTCTGATCATGTGACTGGCTATTGCGTCGACATATTCAACGCGGCTATCAAACTGCTTCCTTACCCGGTTCCTTGCCAGTTCATAACAATCGGGGATGGTAGAAAGAACCCTAACTACGACGACATTATTAGTATGGTTGCTGACAAT TCCCTTGATGCAGCTGTAGGAGACTTTGCTATTGTGAGAAACAGAACAAAGATGGCAGAATTCACACAGCCTTATATTGAGTCAGGGCTTGTGATAGTAGCGCCGGTGCAAAGAGCAGCTTCGAGTGCCTGGGCTTTCCTGAAACCCTTCACGCTGGAGATGTGGTGTGTAACAGGCGCTCTTTTTATTTTCGTGGGGATAGTTGTTTGGATTCTTGAACATCGGACCAATGAGGAGTTTCGAGGCTCTCCGCGGAGACAAATTATAACAATAATTTG gtttagcttcTCAACAATGTTCTTCTCACACA AACACCGGGAGCGCGCTTGGGCGGTTCGTGTTGATCATATGGTTGTTCGTTGTGCTGATAATCAATTCGAGCTATACTGCTAG